From a single Myxococcus stipitatus genomic region:
- the dnaK gene encoding molecular chaperone DnaK produces the protein MAEPEPLIGIDLGTTNSIVATVQDGQPIVIKNRTGQALTPSVVAVSKNGKRLVGGIAKRQAITNPQETVYAAKRLIGRKFSSHEVQDALRQLPYEVVCGQHDDLRIRMGGKDLAVPELSAMILQELKADAEAHFGRPVSKAVVTVPAYFNDAQRQATKDAGRIAGLEVLRIINEPTAAALAYGFSRTVNGRVAVLDLGGGTFDVSVLEINQGVFDVVATGGDTYLGGEDWDNRIIEWLVFGFAKEHGIDLRKDRMALQRLKDAAEKAKVELSGVRETQLNLPFICTPPGGGAALHLQAALTREKLEDLTNDLTERVVGITTEVLGEAGVRPSELKEVILVGGMSRMPRVVEAVRTYFRREPCKGVHPEEVVALGAAVQAHALVAQEGELLLLDVTPQSLGVAIAGGFVRRIIPKNTTVPTSATEVFATSKDLQRVVKIMVLQGEHEAAHQNELLGEFVLTGLREAPRGQVEIEVTFDINAEGIVSVSARDRETGLRQSITVTASSGLTEDELKRIMDEQRGYLMAARISEELTAKRVELDTLARDVMDALTRARLLPGGGGLPADAVPRAEQVLEHARQVRAGEDVGAMGRACELLASSLMQLKSPPRSGTGR, from the coding sequence ATGGCTGAGCCCGAACCTCTCATTGGCATCGACCTGGGGACGACGAACAGCATCGTCGCCACCGTCCAGGACGGTCAGCCCATCGTCATCAAGAACCGCACGGGACAGGCGCTCACGCCGTCCGTGGTGGCGGTGTCGAAGAATGGCAAGCGGCTGGTGGGCGGCATCGCCAAGCGCCAGGCCATCACCAACCCCCAGGAGACGGTGTACGCCGCCAAGCGGCTCATCGGCCGGAAGTTCTCCTCGCACGAGGTGCAGGACGCGCTGCGCCAGCTCCCGTACGAGGTGGTGTGCGGGCAGCACGACGACCTGCGCATCCGCATGGGGGGCAAGGACCTGGCCGTCCCCGAGCTGTCCGCGATGATCCTCCAGGAGCTGAAGGCGGACGCGGAGGCGCACTTCGGCCGGCCGGTGAGCAAGGCCGTCGTCACGGTGCCGGCGTACTTCAACGACGCCCAGCGGCAGGCCACCAAGGACGCGGGGCGCATCGCCGGGCTGGAGGTGCTGCGCATCATCAACGAGCCCACCGCGGCGGCGCTGGCCTATGGCTTCAGCCGCACGGTCAACGGGCGCGTGGCGGTGCTGGACCTGGGCGGCGGCACCTTCGACGTGTCCGTGCTGGAGATCAACCAGGGCGTCTTCGACGTGGTGGCCACGGGCGGCGACACGTACCTGGGCGGCGAGGACTGGGACAACCGCATCATCGAGTGGCTCGTCTTCGGCTTCGCCAAGGAGCACGGCATCGACCTGCGCAAGGACCGCATGGCCTTGCAGCGGCTCAAGGACGCGGCGGAGAAGGCGAAGGTGGAGCTGTCCGGCGTGCGCGAGACGCAGCTCAACCTGCCCTTCATCTGCACGCCGCCCGGAGGCGGGGCCGCGCTGCACCTGCAGGCGGCGCTCACGCGGGAGAAGCTGGAGGACCTGACCAACGACCTGACCGAGCGCGTGGTGGGCATCACCACCGAGGTGCTCGGCGAGGCGGGGGTGCGGCCTTCGGAGCTGAAGGAGGTCATCCTCGTCGGAGGCATGTCGCGCATGCCGCGCGTCGTGGAGGCGGTGCGCACGTACTTCCGCCGCGAGCCCTGCAAGGGCGTGCACCCGGAGGAGGTGGTGGCCCTGGGCGCCGCGGTGCAGGCCCACGCGCTGGTGGCGCAGGAGGGCGAGCTGCTCCTGCTGGACGTCACGCCGCAGAGCCTGGGGGTCGCCATCGCGGGCGGCTTCGTGCGCCGCATCATCCCCAAGAACACCACCGTGCCCACGTCGGCCACGGAGGTCTTCGCCACGTCGAAGGACCTCCAGCGGGTGGTGAAGATCATGGTGCTCCAGGGAGAGCACGAGGCGGCGCACCAGAACGAGCTGCTGGGCGAGTTCGTCCTCACCGGCCTGCGCGAGGCGCCGCGCGGACAGGTGGAGATCGAGGTGACGTTCGACATCAACGCGGAGGGCATCGTCTCCGTCTCCGCGAGAGACAGGGAGACGGGCCTGCGTCAGTCGATCACCGTCACCGCCTCCAGCGGCCTGACGGAGGACGAGCTCAAGCGCATCATGGACGAGCAGCGCGGCTACCTCATGGCGGCGCGAATCTCCGAGGAGCTGACGGCCAAGCGCGTGGAGCTGGACACGCTGGCGCGCGACGTCATGGACGCGCTGACGCGCGCGCGGCTGCTGCCCGGTGGGGGAGGGCTGCCTGCGGACGCGGTGCCTCGCGCGGAGCAGGTGCTGGAGCACGCGCGGCAGGTGCGCGCGGGCGAGGACGTGGGCGCCATGGGCCGGGCGTGCGAGCTGCTCGCCTCCAGCCTCATGCAACTCAAGAGTCCTCCGCGCAGCGGCACGGGACGATAG
- a CDS encoding tetratricopeptide repeat protein → MSTQRANQLVEAGLWLRLSGDAQGAQKLFERALELDPDNARAQESLATLMGSAPTVAGPFSAPSSEVSTRATPLPSLEGDWGAWAVGEPSLTVDEASVPSAASVLLPDADAGPPESDVLELLSRDEVPITQEYGIPGGDAYGAPVGETELERLLRGAGDLLELDDHSGAVDLLFKAQELAPGDPRVEALRARSERMLMAMLESKLGDLGRVPRLRLQPDDVIWLNLDHRAGFVLAQIDGSVTYEDLFALSGMTRLDTARILAQLIDEGVISTG, encoded by the coding sequence ATGAGCACCCAGCGCGCCAATCAGCTCGTGGAAGCGGGACTGTGGCTGCGCCTCAGCGGTGACGCGCAGGGCGCGCAGAAGCTCTTCGAGCGCGCGCTGGAGTTGGATCCGGACAACGCCCGCGCCCAGGAGTCGCTGGCGACGTTGATGGGGAGCGCGCCGACGGTCGCGGGACCCTTCTCCGCGCCGTCCTCGGAGGTCTCCACGCGCGCCACGCCGTTGCCGTCCCTCGAGGGGGACTGGGGCGCCTGGGCGGTGGGAGAGCCGAGCCTGACGGTGGACGAGGCCTCGGTGCCGAGCGCGGCCAGCGTGCTGCTCCCGGACGCGGACGCGGGCCCGCCGGAGAGCGACGTGCTGGAGCTGTTGTCTCGCGACGAGGTCCCCATCACCCAGGAGTACGGCATCCCGGGCGGCGACGCGTACGGCGCGCCGGTGGGCGAGACGGAGCTGGAGCGCCTCCTGCGCGGCGCGGGGGACCTGCTGGAGCTGGACGACCACTCGGGCGCGGTGGACCTGCTGTTCAAGGCCCAGGAGCTGGCGCCAGGGGACCCGCGCGTCGAGGCCCTGCGCGCGCGCAGCGAGCGGATGTTGATGGCGATGCTGGAGTCGAAGCTCGGGGACCTGGGGCGCGTGCCTCGCTTGCGGCTCCAGCCGGACGACGTCATCTGGCTCAACCTGGACCACCGCGCCGGCTTCGTGCTGGCGCAGATCGACGGCTCGGTGACCTACGAGGACCTCTTCGCCCTGTCCGGGATGACGCGGCTGGATACCGCGCGCATCCTCGCGCAGTTGATCGACGAGGGCGTCATCAGCACCGGGTGA
- a CDS encoding bleomycin resistance protein produces the protein MRSDLSIPMLPCVELEPTLAFYERLGFEVTYRQQRPNPYAATRRGGAQLHFFGMKGLEPSQAFSTCLVIVDEVESLHATFADALRAAHGRLPLRGVPRITRMRPGQSRFSVVDPSGNTLIFVRRDERQGAGDGEGRGQASPLGEALALARRLRDFRNDDVAAAKVLDAALKKDASGTRLERARVLLARAELAVALGDGAAARALQGALDGLQLGVEEREALREDLRVLERIQGTG, from the coding sequence ATGAGGAGCGACCTCAGCATCCCGATGCTTCCCTGTGTCGAATTGGAGCCCACGCTGGCTTTCTACGAGCGGCTGGGCTTCGAGGTGACGTATCGGCAGCAACGTCCGAATCCCTACGCGGCGACGCGGCGCGGAGGGGCGCAGCTCCACTTCTTCGGGATGAAGGGGTTGGAGCCGTCCCAGGCCTTCAGCACGTGCCTGGTCATCGTCGACGAGGTGGAGTCCCTGCACGCGACCTTCGCGGACGCGCTGCGAGCGGCCCACGGGAGGCTCCCCCTCCGGGGCGTGCCCCGAATCACGCGCATGCGGCCAGGCCAGTCACGCTTCTCCGTCGTGGACCCCTCCGGGAACACGCTCATCTTCGTCCGCCGGGACGAGCGCCAGGGCGCTGGCGACGGGGAGGGGCGCGGTCAGGCCTCCCCGCTGGGCGAGGCGCTGGCGCTGGCGCGTCGGCTGCGAGACTTCCGGAACGACGACGTGGCGGCGGCGAAGGTGCTGGATGCCGCCTTGAAGAAGGACGCGTCGGGGACGCGGCTGGAGCGGGCGCGCGTGCTCCTGGCCCGCGCCGAGCTGGCCGTCGCGCTGGGGGACGGCGCGGCGGCGCGGGCGCTTCAGGGGGCGTTGGATGGACTCCAGCTGGGGGTGGAGGAGCGCGAGGCCCTGCGGGAGGACCTGCGCGTCCTCGAGCGAATCCAGGGGACGGGCTAG
- a CDS encoding FAS1-like dehydratase domain-containing protein, producing the protein MAIDKRFIGREYGPFSYTLGAEKMREFALALGGAHPAAGTPGEPPAHVSPLLHDAQAAKAGPYGDLIAFPSFAVVFAIRPFGAAVSDPELGINLLMLVHGEQELEFLDVMRPGDVMTTTGRISEIYEKAGMEFVVVTSESRNQRGDVVVKGTWTAVVRG; encoded by the coding sequence ATGGCCATCGACAAACGCTTCATCGGCCGTGAGTACGGCCCATTCTCATACACGCTCGGCGCGGAGAAGATGCGTGAGTTCGCGCTCGCGCTCGGCGGTGCCCACCCCGCCGCCGGCACTCCCGGCGAGCCTCCCGCGCACGTCAGCCCCCTGCTCCACGACGCCCAGGCGGCCAAGGCCGGCCCCTACGGGGACCTCATCGCCTTCCCCAGCTTCGCCGTCGTCTTCGCCATCCGCCCGTTCGGCGCGGCGGTGTCGGACCCGGAGCTGGGCATCAACCTGCTGATGCTGGTGCATGGCGAGCAGGAGCTGGAGTTCCTGGACGTCATGCGCCCCGGCGACGTGATGACCACCACGGGCCGCATCTCGGAGATCTACGAGAAGGCGGGCATGGAGTTCGTCGTCGTCACCTCCGAGTCGCGCAACCAGCGGGGCGACGTCGTGGTGAAGGGCACCTGGACGGCCGTCGTCCGCGGCTAG
- a CDS encoding MaoC family dehydratase: MARTFQVGDTFTHVRECDRYRPIYYAGASGDFNPIHIDPEVGQAAGLGGVILQGLCTLGWAVEAVGIFVGDPGRIRRVKVRFSRPVRLEDTVTFQGRVTALEGHRLVTEVTATNQRGEAVLKGAVVEASIG; this comes from the coding sequence ATGGCACGCACGTTCCAGGTAGGCGACACGTTCACGCACGTCCGCGAGTGCGACCGGTACCGGCCGATCTACTACGCGGGCGCTTCCGGGGACTTCAATCCCATCCACATCGACCCGGAGGTCGGCCAGGCCGCGGGGCTGGGAGGCGTCATCCTCCAGGGCCTGTGCACGCTGGGCTGGGCGGTGGAGGCGGTGGGCATCTTCGTGGGAGACCCGGGCCGCATCCGCCGCGTCAAGGTGCGCTTCTCGCGTCCCGTGCGCCTCGAGGACACCGTCACCTTCCAGGGCCGCGTCACGGCGCTGGAGGGCCACCGGCTCGTCACCGAAGTCACCGCCACCAACCAGCGCGGCGAGGCCGTCCTCAAGGGCGCCGTCGTCGAAGCCTCCATCGGATAG
- a CDS encoding SDR family oxidoreductase, whose amino-acid sequence MSETRKKAGPGTYFVTGYPGFIGKRLVEHIAREDPKGHVFALVQPKALKEAQKHASRLKGATVELLTGDVVDMHLGLSGEEYQRLCERVTDIFHLAAVAQLGVPKDTAWRVNVDGTRNMLELARDCERLARFNHFSTCYVSGDRVGVIAEDELDRGQGFRNPYEETKFQAERLVMRASANLPVTIFRPSSVVGDSRTGEIDKFEGPYYLGILLVTSPLVVPLPLPGNGVAPLNVVPVDFVVDAVLRLSKDPRAVGRTFHLVDPNPMSARRVYELIAEKANKKLPRFNLSARAADVMLRLPVLEKLARPQRAAISYVNHLAIYNCHNTLELLDGTGVRCPPLSSYLDQLVTYVREQYRKRREGSEVEDPLDHGPAPERDDGAATARSGH is encoded by the coding sequence ATGAGCGAGACGCGCAAGAAGGCCGGTCCCGGCACGTACTTCGTCACCGGCTATCCCGGTTTCATCGGCAAACGGCTGGTGGAGCACATCGCCCGTGAAGACCCCAAGGGGCACGTCTTCGCGCTGGTGCAGCCCAAGGCCCTCAAGGAGGCGCAGAAGCACGCGTCCCGGTTGAAGGGCGCCACGGTGGAGCTGCTCACCGGCGACGTGGTGGACATGCACCTGGGGCTGTCCGGCGAGGAGTACCAGCGGCTGTGCGAGCGGGTGACGGACATCTTCCACCTGGCCGCGGTGGCGCAGCTGGGCGTGCCCAAGGACACCGCGTGGCGGGTGAACGTGGACGGCACGCGCAACATGCTGGAGCTGGCGCGCGACTGCGAGCGCCTGGCGCGCTTCAACCACTTCTCCACCTGCTACGTGTCCGGGGACCGCGTCGGCGTCATCGCCGAGGACGAGCTGGACCGGGGCCAGGGCTTCCGCAACCCCTACGAGGAGACGAAGTTCCAGGCGGAGCGGCTGGTGATGCGCGCCTCGGCCAACCTCCCCGTCACCATCTTCCGGCCGTCCAGCGTGGTGGGCGACTCGCGCACGGGGGAGATCGACAAGTTCGAGGGGCCCTACTACCTGGGCATCCTGCTGGTGACGTCGCCGCTGGTGGTGCCGCTGCCGCTGCCGGGCAACGGCGTGGCCCCGCTCAACGTGGTGCCCGTGGACTTCGTGGTGGACGCGGTGCTGCGGCTGTCGAAGGACCCGCGCGCGGTGGGCCGCACCTTCCACCTGGTGGACCCCAACCCCATGAGCGCCCGGCGCGTGTACGAGCTCATCGCGGAGAAGGCCAACAAGAAGCTGCCGCGCTTCAACCTGTCCGCGCGCGCCGCGGACGTCATGCTGCGGCTGCCGGTGCTGGAGAAGCTGGCCCGCCCGCAGCGCGCGGCCATCAGCTACGTCAACCACCTGGCCATCTACAATTGCCACAACACGCTGGAGCTGCTGGACGGCACCGGCGTGCGCTGCCCTCCCCTGTCCTCGTATCTGGACCAGCTGGTGACGTACGTGCGCGAGCAGTATCGCAAGCGCCGCGAGGGCTCCGAGGTGGAGGATCCGCTGGACCACGGCCCCGCGCCCGAACGCGACGACGGCGCGGCGACGGCCCGCTCCGGCCATTGA
- the coaE gene encoding dephospho-CoA kinase (Dephospho-CoA kinase (CoaE) performs the final step in coenzyme A biosynthesis.) — protein MRVLGLTGGIASGKSTVTRMLRELGAEVIDADVLAREVVEPGTQALAAIAERFPGVVGPDGRLDRAKLGARVFGNDEERAALNAIVHPAVRDAFAQRLDDARARGLARVVYDVPLLVESGMHQWMDGLALVWVPRDVQKARLMARDHLDAAAAEARLASQLPLDDKRTHATWVIDNSGDLAGTRAQVESVWRAMLALG, from the coding sequence GTGCGCGTCCTCGGACTGACGGGCGGCATCGCCTCCGGCAAGAGCACCGTCACGCGGATGCTCCGCGAGCTGGGCGCGGAGGTCATCGACGCGGACGTGCTCGCGCGCGAGGTCGTCGAGCCGGGCACCCAGGCCCTGGCCGCCATCGCCGAGCGCTTCCCGGGCGTGGTGGGCCCGGACGGCCGGCTGGACCGCGCGAAGCTGGGCGCGCGCGTCTTCGGCAACGACGAGGAGCGCGCCGCCCTCAACGCCATCGTCCACCCCGCCGTGCGGGACGCCTTCGCCCAGCGCCTGGACGACGCGCGGGCGCGTGGCCTGGCGCGCGTCGTCTACGACGTCCCCCTGCTGGTGGAGAGCGGCATGCACCAGTGGATGGACGGCCTGGCGCTGGTGTGGGTGCCCCGGGACGTGCAGAAGGCCCGGCTGATGGCGCGCGATCACCTGGACGCGGCGGCGGCGGAGGCCCGGCTGGCGTCCCAGCTCCCCCTGGACGACAAGCGGACCCACGCGACGTGGGTCATCGACAACAGCGGGGACCTGGCGGGCACCCGGGCCCAGGTCGAGTCGGTCTGGCGCGCCATGCTCGCGCTCGGCTGA
- a CDS encoding cytochrome c family protein, with protein MRAPGTRILPFLLLALCGVAGAADFVGADSCKGCHPEAYEAWQKSKHARAVNSLTEQQQKDGRCLSCHSPDQVAQVSASVSCETCHGGGQYYSPEYVMKDPELARLVGLVDPSEKQCRSCHDASSPSLRPFDFKESLKAIDHWSAERARRAARTESTPTAAPTTATAKK; from the coding sequence ATGCGCGCTCCTGGCACCCGCATCCTGCCCTTCCTCCTGCTGGCGCTGTGTGGCGTGGCCGGAGCGGCCGACTTCGTTGGCGCGGACAGCTGCAAGGGGTGCCACCCGGAGGCCTACGAGGCGTGGCAGAAGTCCAAGCACGCCCGGGCGGTGAACTCCCTCACGGAGCAGCAGCAGAAGGACGGCCGCTGCCTGTCGTGCCACTCGCCGGACCAGGTCGCCCAGGTGTCCGCCAGTGTGAGCTGCGAGACATGCCATGGCGGCGGCCAGTACTACTCGCCGGAGTACGTCATGAAGGATCCGGAGCTGGCCCGGCTGGTGGGGCTGGTGGATCCGTCGGAGAAGCAGTGCCGCTCCTGCCACGACGCCTCCTCGCCCTCCCTGCGGCCGTTCGACTTCAAGGAGTCGCTCAAGGCCATCGACCACTGGTCCGCGGAGCGGGCCCGTCGCGCCGCCCGCACGGAGTCCACCCCCACCGCGGCGCCGACGACCGCGACCGCCAAGAAGTAG
- the yihA gene encoding ribosome biogenesis GTP-binding protein YihA/YsxC: MIKILDARFVTTAVEPKGYPQEHSAEVAFVGRSNVGKSSMINALCGRKKLVRVSNTPGRTRTLNFFDVDLEWGTKRHQVRLADLPGYGFARASKADKAQWEKMITTYLEKRHRLEVVVSIIDAEVGPTPDDLATLDYLQAHKRRVMVVATKVDRLTKARTRPRLQELAKLMDLPLEAVLPFSSTERLGVDEVWTALLSTFGKSTRV; encoded by the coding sequence GTGATCAAGATCCTCGACGCCCGTTTCGTCACCACCGCGGTGGAGCCCAAGGGCTATCCGCAGGAGCACTCCGCGGAGGTGGCCTTCGTGGGCCGCTCCAACGTGGGCAAGTCCTCCATGATCAACGCCCTGTGCGGCCGCAAGAAGCTGGTCCGGGTGTCGAACACGCCCGGCCGCACCCGCACGCTCAACTTCTTCGACGTGGACCTGGAGTGGGGCACCAAGCGCCACCAGGTGCGCCTGGCGGACCTGCCCGGCTACGGCTTCGCCCGCGCCAGCAAGGCGGACAAGGCCCAGTGGGAGAAGATGATCACCACCTACCTGGAGAAGCGGCACCGCCTGGAGGTGGTGGTGAGCATCATCGACGCGGAGGTGGGGCCCACCCCGGACGACCTGGCCACGCTCGACTACCTCCAGGCGCACAAGCGCCGGGTGATGGTGGTGGCCACCAAGGTGGACCGCCTCACCAAGGCCCGGACGCGCCCGCGGCTGCAGGAGCTGGCGAAGCTGATGGACCTGCCCCTGGAGGCCGTCCTGCCCTTCTCCTCGACGGAGCGCCTGGGCGTGGACGAGGTCTGGACCGCGCTGCTCTCCACGTTCGGCAAGTCCACCCGCGTCTGA